The following proteins are co-located in the Castanea sativa cultivar Marrone di Chiusa Pesio chromosome 8, ASM4071231v1 genome:
- the LOC142606801 gene encoding uncharacterized protein LOC142606801 isoform X1, giving the protein MGLSPKNTPRTPSYLLPLVAALALTALFLYKVGSSISQTKTVAGHNLNPTPWHLFEPKTFSEDSRQIRAFKILRCSYLACHSSNNTVPKRRRFHSSKPSEKCPEFFRWIHQDLEPWARTGVSTAHLAEAQKYAAFRVVIVGGKLFVDLYYACVQSRAMFTIWGLLQLLKRYPGMVPDVDIMFDCMDKPRIHRAEHESMPLPLFRYCTTGEDYDIPFPDWSFWGWPETNIRPWDEEFHDVKQGSQRLSWSKKWPRAYWKGNPDVLSPIRTELLTCNDSKMWGAQIMRQNWEEEAKLGYEQSKLSNQCNYRYKIYAEGFAWSVSLKYILSCGSLSLIISPQYEDFFSRGLIPKKNYWPVSPTNLCPSIKFAVDWGNAHPSKAKVIGKEAQNLMESLSMDRVYDYMFHLITEYSKLQDFKPVPPSSAQEVCPESLLCLADEKQRQFLEKSTAFPSQAPPCTLQHANSNLIKSWIEQKRKNIKDVEDMEKVKAERRAN; this is encoded by the exons ATGGGATTGTCCCCAAAGAACACTCCTCGCACGCCCTCCTATCTCCTCCCCCTTGTCGCTGCCTTGGCCCTCACTGCCCTCTTCCTTTACAAG GTAGGCAGCTCCATTTCCCAAACCAAAACCGTCGCGGGCCACAACTTAAACCCAACGCCGTGGCACCTTTTCGAACCCAAGACCTTCAGCGAAGATAGCCGCCAAATACGAGCCTTCAAGATCCTACGTTGCTCTTACCTTGCTTGTCACTCTAGCAATAACACAGTCCCCAAACGCCGCCGTTTTCATTCCTCAAAACCCAGCGAGAAATGCCCAGAATTCTTCCGGTGGATCCATCAGGACCTCGAGCCCTGGGCTCGGACTGGGGTCTCCACTGCCCATTTGGCGGAGGCCCAGAAATACGCGGCTTTCCGGGTCGTGATCGTTGGTGGAAAGCTGTTCGTGGATTTGTACTACGCGTGTGTGCAAAGCCGAGCCATGTTTACTATATGGGGGTTGTTGCAGCTTCTCAAGAGGTATCCTGGGATGGTACCTGATGTGGATATAATGTTTGATTGCATGGATAAGCCTAGAATTCACCGAGCTGAGCATGAATCGATGCCGTTGCCGCTTTTTCGGTATTGTACCACTGGGGAGGACTATGACATTCCATTTCCTGATTGGTCTTTCTGGGGTTG GCCAGAGACAAATATAAGGCCCTGGGATGAAGAGTTCCATGATGTTAAACAGGGTTCACAACGTCTAAGTTGGTCAAAGAAGTGGCCCCGTGCATACTGGAAAGGAAATCCAGATGTTTTATCTCCTATTCGTACAGAGTTGCTGACATGTAATGACTCTAAGATGTGGGGAGCACAAATTATGCGTCAG AATtgggaagaagaagcaaaacttGGTTACGAGCAATCCAAACTATCAAATCAGTGTAATTACCG ATATAAAATTTATGCTGAAGGGTTTGCTTGGTCTGTGAGCTTGAAGTATATTCTATCATGTGGTTCTCTTTCCCTGATAATATCCCCACAATATGAAGATTTCTTCAGTCGCGGTCTCATTCCCAAGAAAAACTACTGGCCTGTCTCTCCTACCAATTTATGCCCCTCTATAAAGTTTGCTGTTGACTGGGGTAATGCACACCCATCAAAG GCTAAGGTAATAGGCAAAGAAGCGCAGAATTTAATGGAATCCTTAAGTATGGATAGGGTCTATGATTACATGTTTCACCTCATCACGGAGTACTCAAAGCTGCAGGACTTCAAGCCAGTCCCACCATCTTCTGCTCAAGAAGTTTGTCCTGAATCGCTGCTTTGCTTAGCTGATGAGAAGCAGAGGCAATTCCTGGAAAAATCAACTGCCTTTCCTTCACAAGCACCACCATGCACCCTCCAGCATGCTAATAGTAATCTCATCAAGAGCTGGATTgaacagaaaaggaaaaacatcaAAGATGTGGAAGATATGGAGAAGGTGAAAGCAGAGAGACGTGCAAATTAG
- the LOC142606801 gene encoding uncharacterized protein LOC142606801 isoform X2, with product MGLSPKNTPRTPSYLLPLVAALALTALFLYKVGSSISQTKTVAGHNLNPTPWHLFEPKTFSEDSRQIRAFKILRCSYLACHSSNNTVPKRRRFHSSKPSEKCPEFFRWIHQDLEPWARTGVSTAHLAEAQKYAAFRVVIVGGKLFVDLYYACVQSRAMFTIWGLLQLLKRYPGMVPDVDIMFDCMDKPRIHRAEHESMPLPLFRYCTTGEDYDIPFPDWSFWGWPETNIRPWDEEFHDVKQGSQRLSWSKKWPRAYWKGNPDVLSPIRTELLTCNDSKMWGAQIMRQNWEEEAKLGYEQSKLSNQCNYRYKIYAEGFAWSVSLKYILSCGSLSLIISPQYEDFFSRGLIPKKNYWPVSPTNLCPSIKFAVDWGNAHPSKAKVIGKEAQNLMESLSMDRVYDYMLYIKSDVYKGDHF from the exons ATGGGATTGTCCCCAAAGAACACTCCTCGCACGCCCTCCTATCTCCTCCCCCTTGTCGCTGCCTTGGCCCTCACTGCCCTCTTCCTTTACAAG GTAGGCAGCTCCATTTCCCAAACCAAAACCGTCGCGGGCCACAACTTAAACCCAACGCCGTGGCACCTTTTCGAACCCAAGACCTTCAGCGAAGATAGCCGCCAAATACGAGCCTTCAAGATCCTACGTTGCTCTTACCTTGCTTGTCACTCTAGCAATAACACAGTCCCCAAACGCCGCCGTTTTCATTCCTCAAAACCCAGCGAGAAATGCCCAGAATTCTTCCGGTGGATCCATCAGGACCTCGAGCCCTGGGCTCGGACTGGGGTCTCCACTGCCCATTTGGCGGAGGCCCAGAAATACGCGGCTTTCCGGGTCGTGATCGTTGGTGGAAAGCTGTTCGTGGATTTGTACTACGCGTGTGTGCAAAGCCGAGCCATGTTTACTATATGGGGGTTGTTGCAGCTTCTCAAGAGGTATCCTGGGATGGTACCTGATGTGGATATAATGTTTGATTGCATGGATAAGCCTAGAATTCACCGAGCTGAGCATGAATCGATGCCGTTGCCGCTTTTTCGGTATTGTACCACTGGGGAGGACTATGACATTCCATTTCCTGATTGGTCTTTCTGGGGTTG GCCAGAGACAAATATAAGGCCCTGGGATGAAGAGTTCCATGATGTTAAACAGGGTTCACAACGTCTAAGTTGGTCAAAGAAGTGGCCCCGTGCATACTGGAAAGGAAATCCAGATGTTTTATCTCCTATTCGTACAGAGTTGCTGACATGTAATGACTCTAAGATGTGGGGAGCACAAATTATGCGTCAG AATtgggaagaagaagcaaaacttGGTTACGAGCAATCCAAACTATCAAATCAGTGTAATTACCG ATATAAAATTTATGCTGAAGGGTTTGCTTGGTCTGTGAGCTTGAAGTATATTCTATCATGTGGTTCTCTTTCCCTGATAATATCCCCACAATATGAAGATTTCTTCAGTCGCGGTCTCATTCCCAAGAAAAACTACTGGCCTGTCTCTCCTACCAATTTATGCCCCTCTATAAAGTTTGCTGTTGACTGGGGTAATGCACACCCATCAAAG GCTAAGGTAATAGGCAAAGAAGCGCAGAATTTAATGGAATCCTTAAGTATGGATAGGGTCTATGATTACATGCTTTATATAAAGTCTGATGTTTACAAGGGTGACCATTTTTAG